The genome window AGCTGGTCGTCGACGAGCAGGCCGCCGAGGTGGCCGACGTCCTGGCCGCCATCGCCACCGAGGGCGGCAGCCGCTCCTTCGAGGCCACGCTCCTGTCCGGCGGGACCCGCCTGCCCACCCCGTTCGGGTTCACCGCCGTCAACCTGCTGGAGGACGCGGACGTCCACGCCATCGTGGTCAGCGGCATCGACATCGCCTCCCTGGTGGAGAGCCGGGCCGAGCTGGCCCACCGGGCCACCCACGACCCCCTGACCGGGCTGCCCAACCGGGTGCTGGTGCTGGAGCGCCTGGACCTGGTGCTGCGGGCCAGCGTGGGCACCACCGCCTGCGTGGGCCTCGTGTTCTGCGACATCGACGGCTTCAAGGCCATCAACGATGCCCACGGCCACGGCGTGGGCGACGACGTGCTGGTCGAGGTGGCCCGGCGGATCCACTCGGTGCTGCGCCGGGACGACACCGCCGGCCGCCTGGGCGGTGACGAGATGGTGGTCATCGCCCTGCGCGACACCGTGGAGGAGGTGGAGGACGTCGTCCGCCAGGTCACCCAGGTGGTGGCCGACCCCATCGAGACCTCGGCCGGGCCGGTGCGCCTGACCCTCTCGGCGGGCTCGGCCACGGCCCGCCACGGCGCCCGGGCCGACGACCTGCTCCGCCGGGCCGACGCCGCCATGTACGCCCACAAGCGCGCCCGCCACGACACCTGACCCGGGCGGGGCCGTCTGGTCGGCCCGTTCCGGCCGGTCGCCCGTTCCGCCGATCGCCCGTTCACCGATCGGTCGACGCCGGGGAGCGGTGGCAGGCTCGGGCCCGTGAAGATCCGCATCGGTGTCGG of Acidimicrobiales bacterium contains these proteins:
- a CDS encoding diguanylate cyclase: MLEQLPDPVIVTNAEGRLTWANQRAIEAFGVDVAGGRNRSVADFLHPDDVVTALASVESVQLKAVGTPIEVRIRDRSGSWVKYEARGWSGLHDPHVRGIVAVLRKVDDRGRWDVTGGDAGRLAAVLEWSPGLTMLLDRGGRVLAVNRAFSSILGRDVESTLGRPLPELVVDEQAAEVADVLAAIATEGGSRSFEATLLSGGTRLPTPFGFTAVNLLEDADVHAIVVSGIDIASLVESRAELAHRATHDPLTGLPNRVLVLERLDLVLRASVGTTACVGLVFCDIDGFKAINDAHGHGVGDDVLVEVARRIHSVLRRDDTAGRLGGDEMVVIALRDTVEEVEDVVRQVTQVVADPIETSAGPVRLTLSAGSATARHGARADDLLRRADAAMYAHKRARHDT